A single region of the Cucumis melo cultivar AY chromosome 3, USDA_Cmelo_AY_1.0, whole genome shotgun sequence genome encodes:
- the LOC127148716 gene encoding uncharacterized protein LOC127148716 encodes MTTSRRLADRKVERFEKNILKRGAVPETATKKGKDYPVGPILLGFFVFVVIGSSLFQIIRTTTGGGMG; translated from the exons ACGACATCGCGGCGTCTTGCGGATCGGAAGGTGGAGAGGTTTGAGAAGAACATTTTGAAGAGAGGGGCTGTGCCTGAGACTGCTACTAAGAAGGGAAAAGATTACCCTGTTGGCCCTATTCTTCTTGGATTCTTCGTTTTTGTCGTCATTGGATCAT CTCTGTTTCAGATAATCAGGACGACAACAGGTGGAGGAATGGGATGA